A window of the Gossypium hirsutum isolate 1008001.06 chromosome A05, Gossypium_hirsutum_v2.1, whole genome shotgun sequence genome harbors these coding sequences:
- the LOC121228948 gene encoding uncharacterized mitochondrial protein AtMg00860-like encodes MCIDYRALNKITVRNRYPIPLIAVLFDQLGSARWFTKLDLRSGYHQVRIAEGDEPKTACVTRKTLNEHVEHLREVFQTLRENELFVKEEKCTFAQPEVPFLGHIVGGGKIRMDESKIRAIAEWEAPTKVTELRSFLGLANYYRRFIEGYSRITVPLTDMLKKGKVWDWNPQCERAFNQLK; translated from the exons atgtgtattgattatcgggcCCTAAACAAGATCACCGTGAGGAATAGGTACCCTATTCCCCTCATTGCAGTCTTGTTTGATCAGCTTGGTAGTGCGagatggtttaccaagttggACTTGAGATCGGGGTACCATCAAGTTCGGATAGCCGAAGGAGATGAGCcaaagacagcttgtgtgacGCG TAAAACACTCAATGAACATGTGGAACATTTGAGGGAGGTGTTCcaaactttgagggaaaatgagtTGTTCGTCAAAGAGGAGAAATGCACCTTTGCTCAACCAGAGGTGCCATTTCTAGGCCACATTGTTGGAGGTGGCAAGATTCGGATGGATGAAAGCAAGATTCGGGCCATTGCCGAATGGGAGGCTCCAACCAAGGTGACAGAGTTGAGATCTTTCCTTGGGTTGGCAAACTACTATAGACGCTTTATCGAAGGCTATTCTAGAATTACCGTACCCTTGACGGACATGTTAAAAAAGGGTAAGGTATGGGATTGGAACCCACAATGTGAGAGGGCCTTCAATCAATTGAAGTAA